The Longimicrobium sp. genome segment ACCTCTACCGCCAGCAGCTGCTGGTCGCCGGTGAACGTGTGGAGCGCGGCCGCGCTCTTCAGCTTGCCGGCGTCGATGGCCACCAGGAAGTCGCTCACGCGCTCGATCTCGCCCAGCAGGTGCGAGCACACCATCACCGCGATGCCGAACTCGCGGCCGGTGCGGCGGATGAGCTCCAGCATCTCTTCGCGGCCGGCCGGGTCGAGCCCGTTGGTGGGCTCGTCCAGCAGCAGCAGCCGCGGATCGTGCACCAGCGACTGCGCCAGCTTCACGCGCTGCTTCATCCCCGTGCTGTATCCGCCGATGGGGCGGTACCGCTCTTCGTACAGCCCCACGTGGCGCAGCATTTCGGCGGCGCGCTCGCGGGCGGCGGCCCGGGGCAGGCCGGAGATGCGCCCCATGTGGGCAACGAACTCGGTGGCCGTCAGGTCGGGCGGAAGGCAGTCGTGCTCGGGCATGTAGCCCACCCGCTGCCGGATCTCCAGGCCGCGGGTGCGGGCGTCCAGCCCGAAGACGCTGACGTCGCCCGACGTGGGCGTCAGCAGCCCCAGCAGGATCTTGATGAAGGTGCTCTTGCCGGCCCCGTTGGCGCCCACGAACCCGATGATTCCGGGTTCCAGGTCCAGCGAAAGCCCGCGAAGCGCCGTCACGCCGCCCGGGTAGGTGTGCGTGAGGTCGCGAGCGGAGATCAGGGGCATCCGATCCCTTGTGGCGGTGTGTGGATAGGGGATGGTCCGCCAGACGGCGGGAAGTGCATGGGTGAGGTAACGGGAAAGCTACGACGTAAGTTTCACCGGCGCGAGTGCGGGCGGGCCGATAGGGATCGCAAGACGAACAGGCGGAGGCCGCGGCCCCCGCCCGTTCGTGTCTTCGTTCCGCCGAGATCAGTAGCCGGGCGTCTTGCTGCCCGGGTCCTCGCCCTGGCGCGATCCGCCCCCATGCTCCATCGGGGGATCGATCCGCTTGCTGTCCTCCGACATCTCCGGCCACGACCCGCCCGCGCCGGTCGAGCCGCCCGTCGATCCCAAGCCGCTGCCCGTAGACCCGAGGCCGCTCCCCGTCGATCCGAGACCGGAACCCGTGGAGCCGAGTCCGCTCCCAGATGATCCGAGGCCGGCGCCCGTCGATCCGAGACCGCCTCCAGTGGAGCCGAGGCCGGGGCTGGTGGAGCCGAACCCGCTGCCGGTCAGCCCAAGGTCGGCCGACGATCCGAGCCCGCTCGAGCCGAGACCGGACGAGCCGCTCGAACCGAGGCCGCTGGAGCCGAGGCCCGAGGAGCCGGAAGAACCGAGGCCGCTTCCCGCCGTTCCCAGCCCGGCGAGCGGATCGGTGGAGGCCGTGCCCGCCGTGCCGATGTCCGGGGTCAGCGTGCTGCCGCCAGCCGGCGTGCCGGTGGCCCCGGTCGCCCCCGGCGTGGTGCTGGCCGTGGACGAGGTCGACGCGCCGGAGCCGCCCTCGGCGCTGTGGCTGCGAGCCTCCGCGCGTTCGGCACGGTCGTCGAACTCACGGCGGATGCCATCGAGCGCACCCTGGATGCGCGACAGCAGCCCGTCGA includes the following:
- a CDS encoding ABC transporter ATP-binding protein codes for the protein MPLISARDLTHTYPGGVTALRGLSLDLEPGIIGFVGANGAGKSTFIKILLGLLTPTSGDVSVFGLDARTRGLEIRQRVGYMPEHDCLPPDLTATEFVAHMGRISGLPRAAARERAAEMLRHVGLYEERYRPIGGYSTGMKQRVKLAQSLVHDPRLLLLDEPTNGLDPAGREEMLELIRRTGREFGIAVMVCSHLLGEIERVSDFLVAIDAGKLKSAAALHTFTGDQQLLAVEVDEGIDQLVARLASEGITARVDEGMVLLPLSDDRPYDAVRDAAADLGLALVRMERRRNTLQDLFRAPTHATNEEAHVARA